A genomic stretch from Falco cherrug isolate bFalChe1 chromosome 1, bFalChe1.pri, whole genome shotgun sequence includes:
- the LOC102047955 gene encoding kinesin-like protein KIF19 isoform X3, with amino-acid sequence MVRIQVALRIRPMNTAELAEGARPIAHRVDEQVVVLRDPMEDPDDILRASRSREKSYIFDVAFDSTATQETVYHATTRSLIMVVVSGYNATVFTYGPTGCGKTYTMLGTDGEPGICARTLGDLFQAIQDASGDVEYEVSMSYLEIYNEMIRDLMNPSLGCLQLREDAGGTVRVAGITEVSATNADEVMQLLARGNRQRTQEPTAANRTSSRSHAVLQVTVRRRRRGRGLRHGRLFLIDLAGSERAAQTQNHGQRMKEGAHINRSLLALGNCIKALSHRTSTRYINYRDSKLTRLLKDSLGGNSHTVMIAHISPASTAFEESRSTLAYAQRAKSIRSTMRHNLPGVSYSVMADLHRGIQCLKGQGDAKPGQPGQGKHQDIPYIQAQVRLCGDRPKLGCVREDLLGTCRDQAALRDLLLRLEGTTLRAQHLLTLAGTRQDQQWSKEEQGELNGPGDSEGDSDAGDEQLDVPEPPSVAVAHKSIATLLEEQGGLQKPEVWDPCPHRQQLKPHPQKSEFYKSQPSSVGPPAALGVHGCSWAEAELVQHFWQRQQGTQRLEEALRHQRSWEEQREVLALLCRLHQLELELTESRSHTLLKGGLRHLPATTMRHFDWHQALCACIIQQQHQLITADHQLPVPQPLEELYETYLRELAEGPGETGTLKVGQDTPTLPAHAGPSPPVPAQGTSLPKIPQVAGTESLPASDWDSMWAQSCEHPAPPQQGPRCDTLPPLRPTGDRYSIPTPMVKKTPQAQHLGSTAVPAPTSRRGTVLQEHTPRASLASLRTRHDSFPGSRTGVVATRRGEPSGQRGCVGGHAPLTVPPCHRVPRDVKQHQEHRGQGYPALGPHPGERPLRMATRAGWPRAVANQQRGQPGGDSHPLPGSLGVGVQEGWQGAREEGGIDGCQKDIKVVTVLRGHQPRCRCRYGGAVPPARRR; translated from the exons ATGGTTCGCATACAG GTGGCTCTTCGCATCCGTCCGATGAACACTGCCGAGCTGGCGGAGGGGGCCAGGCCCATCGCCCACCGCGTGGATGAGCAG GTTGTGGTGCTGCGAGACCCCATGGAAGACCCCGATGACATCCTGCGAGCCAGCCGCTCCCGGGAGAAATCCTACATCTTCGATGTGGCCTTTGACTCCACGGCCACCCAG GAGACCGTGTACCATGCCACCACCCGGAGCCTCATCATGGTTGTCGTCTCTGGCTATAACGCCACTGTGTTCACCTACGGCCCCACTG gctgcGGGAAAACCTACACCATGCTGGGCACCGATGGCGAGCCTGGCATCTGCGCCCGCACCCTGGGTGACCTCTTCCAGGCCATCCAGGACGCCAGCGGTGATGTGGAGTACGAGGTCTCCATGTCCTACCTCGAG aTCTACAATGAGATGATCCGGGACCTGATGAACCCATcgctgggctgcctgcagctgcggGAGGATGCTGGCGGCACCGTCCGGGTGGCTGGCATCACCGAGGTCTCTGCCACCAATGCTGACGAG GTCATGCAGCTGCTGGCACGGGGGAACAGGCAGCGGACACAGGAGCCCACGGCCGCCAACCGCACCTCATCACGCTCCCATGCGGTGCTGCAGGTCACTGTGCGCCGGCGGCgtcggggcagggggctgcgccACGGCCGCCTCTTCCTGATCGACCTGGCAGGCTCCGAGCGGGCGGCACAG aCACAGAACCACGGGCAGAGGATGAAGGAAGGAGCCCACATCAACCGCTCACTGCTGGCCCTGGGCAACTGCATCAAGGCCCTGAGCCACCGGACGAGCACCAGATACATCAACTACCGTGACAGCAAGCTGACCCGCCTGCTCAAG GACTCTCTGGGGGGCAACAGCCACACAGTAATGATCGCCCACATCAGCCCAGCCAGCACCGCCTTTGAGGAGTCCCGCAGCACCCTCGCCTACGCCCAACGTGCCAAGAGCATCCGCAGCACG ATGAGGCACAACCTACCTGGCGTCTCGTACAGCGTCATGGCTGACCTGCACAGGGGGATCCAGTGCCTCAAGGGCCAGGGAGATGCCAAGccggggcagccagggcagggcaagCACCAGGATATCCCCTACATCCAGG CCCAGGTTCGGCTGTGTGGTGACCGCCCCAAGTTGGGCTGTGTGCGAGAAGATCTGCTTGGGACCTGCCGGGATCAGGCAGCCCTGCGTGACCTCCTCCTCCGGCTGGAGGGCACCACGCTGCGTGCCCAGCACCTCCTCACCCTCGCCGG GACACGGCAGGACCAGCAGTGGAGcaaggaggagcagggggagctGAACGGCCCCGGTGACAGCGAGGGGGACTCAGACGCAGGGGATGAGCAATTGGATGTGCCAGAGCCACCCAGCGTGGCTGTTGCCCACAAAAGCATAGCGACTCTGCTGGAGGAACAGGGCGGGCTCCAGAAGCCGGAGGTTTGGGACCCCTGTCCCCACCGCCAGCAGCTGAAACCCCATCCCCAGAAATCTGAGTTTTACAAGTCTCAGCCCagcagcgtgggtcccccagcagccctgggggtTCATGGATGCTCGTGGGCTGAG gcagagctggtgcagcacttctggcagaggcagcagggcacaCAGAGGCTGGAGGAGGCCCTGCGGCACCAGCgcagctgggaggagcagcgggaggtgctggccctgctgtgccGCCTGcaccagctggagctggagctgacAGAGTCACGTTCCCACACCCTGCTCAAGGGTGGCCTCCGGCACCTGCCAGCCACCACCATGCGACACTTCGACTGGCACCAGGCCCTCTGCGCCTGCatcatccagcagcagcaccaactCATCACCG CAGACCACCAGCTGCCGGTGCCGCAGCCACTGGAGGAGCTGTATGAGACCTACCTGCGGGAGCTGGCAGAGGGCCCTGGGGAGACTGGCACCCTCAAGGTAGGGCAGGACACCCCCACCCTTCCAGCCCATGCAGGGCCCTCaccccctgtccctgcccagggcacgTCGCTGCCCAAGATCCCACAGGTGGCCGGCACAGAGAGCCTGCCAGCCTCGGACTGGGACAGCATGTGGGCACAGAGCTGTGAGCACCCCgcaccaccacagcaggggCCCCGCTGTGACACCCTCCCGCCCCTGCGCCCCACAGGGGACAGGTACAG catTCCAACCCCCATGGTCAAGAAGACCCCGCAGGCACAGCacctggggagcacagcagtGCCTGCCCCAACTTCCAGACGGGGAACGGTGCTCCAGGAG CACACGCCACGGGCCAGCCTGGCCAGCCTGAGGACCCGGCACGACTCCTTCCCGGGTAGCAGGACCGGTGTGGTGGCAACGCGCAGGGGTGAGCCAAGCGGCCAGCGGGGCTGCGTGGGTGGCCATGCCCCACTGACAGTGCCACCATGCCACAGAGTGCCCAGAGATGTCAAGCAGCATCAGGAGCATCGCGGCCAAGGCTACCCAGCACTGGGCCCACATCCTGGAGAGCGCCCACTCAGGATGGCCACCCGAGCAGGGTGGCCGCGGGCTGTGGCAAACCAGCAGCGAGGACAGCCTGGTGGGGACAGCCACCCGCTCCCTGGGAGCCTGGGTGTGGGTGTGCAAGAAGggtggcagggagccagggaagagggaggaattGATGGATGCCAAAAGGACATCAAAGTGGTCACTGTCCTTCGAGGTCACCAGCCACGATGTAGGTGCAGGTATGGAGGGGCCGTGCCCCCGGCAAGGCGGCGCTGA
- the LOC102047955 gene encoding kinesin-like protein KIF19 isoform X4, giving the protein MVRIQVRVPLSLSLSPPPHVHPKFSQVALRIRPMNTAELAEGARPIAHRVDEQVVVLRDPMEDPDDILRASRSREKSYIFDVAFDSTATQETVYHATTRSLIMVVVSGYNATVFTYGPTGCGKTYTMLGTDGEPGICARTLGDLFQAIQDASGDVEYEVSMSYLEIYNEMIRDLMNPSLGCLQLREDAGGTVRVAGITEVSATNADEVMQLLARGNRQRTQEPTAANRTSSRSHAVLQVTVRRRRRGRGLRHGRLFLIDLAGSERAAQTQNHGQRMKEGAHINRSLLALGNCIKALSHRTSTRYINYRDSKLTRLLKDSLGGNSHTVMIAHISPASTAFEESRSTLAYAQRAKSIRSTMRHNLPGVSYSVMADLHRGIQCLKGQGDAKPGQPGQGKHQDIPYIQAQVRLCGDRPKLGCVREDLLGTCRDQAALRDLLLRLEGTTLRAQHLLTLAGTRQDQQWSKEEQGELNGPGDSEGDSDAGDEQLDVPEPPSVAVAHKSIATLLEEQGGLQKPEAELVQHFWQRQQGTQRLEEALRHQRSWEEQREVLALLCRLHQLELELTESRSHTLLKGGLRHLPATTMRHFDWHQALCACIIQQQHQLITADHQLPVPQPLEELYETYLRELAEGPGETGTLKVGQDTPTLPAHAGPSPPVPAQGTSLPKIPQVAGTESLPASDWDSMWAQSCEHPAPPQQGPRCDTLPPLRPTGDRYSIPTPMVKKTPQAQHLGSTAVPAPTSRRGTVLQEHTPRASLASLRTRHDSFPGSRTGVVATRRGEPSGQRGCVGGHAPLTVPPCHRVPRDVKQHQEHRGQGYPALGPHPGERPLRMATRAGWPRAVANQQRGQPGGDSHPLPGSLGVGVQEGWQGAREEGGIDGCQKDIKVVTVLRGHQPRCRCRYGGAVPPARRR; this is encoded by the exons ATGGTTCGCATACAGGTCCGTGtccccctgtccctgtccctgtccccaccaccCCATGTTCATCCCAAATTCTCACAGGTGGCTCTTCGCATCCGTCCGATGAACACTGCCGAGCTGGCGGAGGGGGCCAGGCCCATCGCCCACCGCGTGGATGAGCAG GTTGTGGTGCTGCGAGACCCCATGGAAGACCCCGATGACATCCTGCGAGCCAGCCGCTCCCGGGAGAAATCCTACATCTTCGATGTGGCCTTTGACTCCACGGCCACCCAG GAGACCGTGTACCATGCCACCACCCGGAGCCTCATCATGGTTGTCGTCTCTGGCTATAACGCCACTGTGTTCACCTACGGCCCCACTG gctgcGGGAAAACCTACACCATGCTGGGCACCGATGGCGAGCCTGGCATCTGCGCCCGCACCCTGGGTGACCTCTTCCAGGCCATCCAGGACGCCAGCGGTGATGTGGAGTACGAGGTCTCCATGTCCTACCTCGAG aTCTACAATGAGATGATCCGGGACCTGATGAACCCATcgctgggctgcctgcagctgcggGAGGATGCTGGCGGCACCGTCCGGGTGGCTGGCATCACCGAGGTCTCTGCCACCAATGCTGACGAG GTCATGCAGCTGCTGGCACGGGGGAACAGGCAGCGGACACAGGAGCCCACGGCCGCCAACCGCACCTCATCACGCTCCCATGCGGTGCTGCAGGTCACTGTGCGCCGGCGGCgtcggggcagggggctgcgccACGGCCGCCTCTTCCTGATCGACCTGGCAGGCTCCGAGCGGGCGGCACAG aCACAGAACCACGGGCAGAGGATGAAGGAAGGAGCCCACATCAACCGCTCACTGCTGGCCCTGGGCAACTGCATCAAGGCCCTGAGCCACCGGACGAGCACCAGATACATCAACTACCGTGACAGCAAGCTGACCCGCCTGCTCAAG GACTCTCTGGGGGGCAACAGCCACACAGTAATGATCGCCCACATCAGCCCAGCCAGCACCGCCTTTGAGGAGTCCCGCAGCACCCTCGCCTACGCCCAACGTGCCAAGAGCATCCGCAGCACG ATGAGGCACAACCTACCTGGCGTCTCGTACAGCGTCATGGCTGACCTGCACAGGGGGATCCAGTGCCTCAAGGGCCAGGGAGATGCCAAGccggggcagccagggcagggcaagCACCAGGATATCCCCTACATCCAGG CCCAGGTTCGGCTGTGTGGTGACCGCCCCAAGTTGGGCTGTGTGCGAGAAGATCTGCTTGGGACCTGCCGGGATCAGGCAGCCCTGCGTGACCTCCTCCTCCGGCTGGAGGGCACCACGCTGCGTGCCCAGCACCTCCTCACCCTCGCCGG GACACGGCAGGACCAGCAGTGGAGcaaggaggagcagggggagctGAACGGCCCCGGTGACAGCGAGGGGGACTCAGACGCAGGGGATGAGCAATTGGATGTGCCAGAGCCACCCAGCGTGGCTGTTGCCCACAAAAGCATAGCGACTCTGCTGGAGGAACAGGGCGGGCTCCAGAAGCCGGAG gcagagctggtgcagcacttctggcagaggcagcagggcacaCAGAGGCTGGAGGAGGCCCTGCGGCACCAGCgcagctgggaggagcagcgggaggtgctggccctgctgtgccGCCTGcaccagctggagctggagctgacAGAGTCACGTTCCCACACCCTGCTCAAGGGTGGCCTCCGGCACCTGCCAGCCACCACCATGCGACACTTCGACTGGCACCAGGCCCTCTGCGCCTGCatcatccagcagcagcaccaactCATCACCG CAGACCACCAGCTGCCGGTGCCGCAGCCACTGGAGGAGCTGTATGAGACCTACCTGCGGGAGCTGGCAGAGGGCCCTGGGGAGACTGGCACCCTCAAGGTAGGGCAGGACACCCCCACCCTTCCAGCCCATGCAGGGCCCTCaccccctgtccctgcccagggcacgTCGCTGCCCAAGATCCCACAGGTGGCCGGCACAGAGAGCCTGCCAGCCTCGGACTGGGACAGCATGTGGGCACAGAGCTGTGAGCACCCCgcaccaccacagcaggggCCCCGCTGTGACACCCTCCCGCCCCTGCGCCCCACAGGGGACAGGTACAG catTCCAACCCCCATGGTCAAGAAGACCCCGCAGGCACAGCacctggggagcacagcagtGCCTGCCCCAACTTCCAGACGGGGAACGGTGCTCCAGGAG CACACGCCACGGGCCAGCCTGGCCAGCCTGAGGACCCGGCACGACTCCTTCCCGGGTAGCAGGACCGGTGTGGTGGCAACGCGCAGGGGTGAGCCAAGCGGCCAGCGGGGCTGCGTGGGTGGCCATGCCCCACTGACAGTGCCACCATGCCACAGAGTGCCCAGAGATGTCAAGCAGCATCAGGAGCATCGCGGCCAAGGCTACCCAGCACTGGGCCCACATCCTGGAGAGCGCCCACTCAGGATGGCCACCCGAGCAGGGTGGCCGCGGGCTGTGGCAAACCAGCAGCGAGGACAGCCTGGTGGGGACAGCCACCCGCTCCCTGGGAGCCTGGGTGTGGGTGTGCAAGAAGggtggcagggagccagggaagagggaggaattGATGGATGCCAAAAGGACATCAAAGTGGTCACTGTCCTTCGAGGTCACCAGCCACGATGTAGGTGCAGGTATGGAGGGGCCGTGCCCCCGGCAAGGCGGCGCTGA
- the LOC102047955 gene encoding kinesin-like protein KIF19 isoform X5 yields the protein MVRIQVRVPLSLSLSPPPHVHPKFSQVALRIRPMNTAELAEGARPIAHRVDEQVVVLRDPMEDPDDILRASRSREKSYIFDVAFDSTATQETVYHATTRSLIMVVVSGYNATVFTYGPTGCGKTYTMLGTDGEPGICARTLGDLFQAIQDASGDVEYEVSMSYLEIYNEMIRDLMNPSLGCLQLREDAGGTVRVAGITEVSATNADEVMQLLARGNRQRTQEPTAANRTSSRSHAVLQVTVRRRRRGRGLRHGRLFLIDLAGSERAAQTQNHGQRMKEGAHINRSLLALGNCIKALSHRTSTRYINYRDSKLTRLLKDSLGGNSHTVMIAHISPASTAFEESRSTLAYAQRAKSIRSTMRHNLPGVSYSVMADLHRGIQCLKGQGDAKPGQPGQGKHQDIPYIQAQVRLCGDRPKLGCVREDLLGTCRDQAALRDLLLRLEGTTLRAQHLLTLAGTRQDQQWSKEEQGELNGPGDSEGDSDAGDEQLDVPEPPSVAVAHKSIATLLEEQGGLQKPEVWDPCPHRQQLKPHPQKSEFYKSQPSSVGPPAALGVHGCSWAEAELVQHFWQRQQGTQRLEEALRHQRSWEEQREVLALLCRLHQLELELTESRSHTLLKGGLRHLPATTMRHFDWHQALCACIIQQQHQLITADHQLPVPQPLEELYETYLRELAEGPGETGTLKVGQDTPTLPAHAGPSPPVPAQGTSLPKIPQVAGTESLPASDWDSMWAQSCEHPAPPQQGPRCDTLPPLRPTGDRYRWATPAPHVHGAACAPQPGGRGSGVSPLQQHSNPHGQEDPAGTAPGEHSSACPNFQTGNGAPGGERSHAYGIKALRWGHLWVLCVPAAHATGQPGQPEDPARLLPG from the exons ATGGTTCGCATACAGGTCCGTGtccccctgtccctgtccctgtccccaccaccCCATGTTCATCCCAAATTCTCACAGGTGGCTCTTCGCATCCGTCCGATGAACACTGCCGAGCTGGCGGAGGGGGCCAGGCCCATCGCCCACCGCGTGGATGAGCAG GTTGTGGTGCTGCGAGACCCCATGGAAGACCCCGATGACATCCTGCGAGCCAGCCGCTCCCGGGAGAAATCCTACATCTTCGATGTGGCCTTTGACTCCACGGCCACCCAG GAGACCGTGTACCATGCCACCACCCGGAGCCTCATCATGGTTGTCGTCTCTGGCTATAACGCCACTGTGTTCACCTACGGCCCCACTG gctgcGGGAAAACCTACACCATGCTGGGCACCGATGGCGAGCCTGGCATCTGCGCCCGCACCCTGGGTGACCTCTTCCAGGCCATCCAGGACGCCAGCGGTGATGTGGAGTACGAGGTCTCCATGTCCTACCTCGAG aTCTACAATGAGATGATCCGGGACCTGATGAACCCATcgctgggctgcctgcagctgcggGAGGATGCTGGCGGCACCGTCCGGGTGGCTGGCATCACCGAGGTCTCTGCCACCAATGCTGACGAG GTCATGCAGCTGCTGGCACGGGGGAACAGGCAGCGGACACAGGAGCCCACGGCCGCCAACCGCACCTCATCACGCTCCCATGCGGTGCTGCAGGTCACTGTGCGCCGGCGGCgtcggggcagggggctgcgccACGGCCGCCTCTTCCTGATCGACCTGGCAGGCTCCGAGCGGGCGGCACAG aCACAGAACCACGGGCAGAGGATGAAGGAAGGAGCCCACATCAACCGCTCACTGCTGGCCCTGGGCAACTGCATCAAGGCCCTGAGCCACCGGACGAGCACCAGATACATCAACTACCGTGACAGCAAGCTGACCCGCCTGCTCAAG GACTCTCTGGGGGGCAACAGCCACACAGTAATGATCGCCCACATCAGCCCAGCCAGCACCGCCTTTGAGGAGTCCCGCAGCACCCTCGCCTACGCCCAACGTGCCAAGAGCATCCGCAGCACG ATGAGGCACAACCTACCTGGCGTCTCGTACAGCGTCATGGCTGACCTGCACAGGGGGATCCAGTGCCTCAAGGGCCAGGGAGATGCCAAGccggggcagccagggcagggcaagCACCAGGATATCCCCTACATCCAGG CCCAGGTTCGGCTGTGTGGTGACCGCCCCAAGTTGGGCTGTGTGCGAGAAGATCTGCTTGGGACCTGCCGGGATCAGGCAGCCCTGCGTGACCTCCTCCTCCGGCTGGAGGGCACCACGCTGCGTGCCCAGCACCTCCTCACCCTCGCCGG GACACGGCAGGACCAGCAGTGGAGcaaggaggagcagggggagctGAACGGCCCCGGTGACAGCGAGGGGGACTCAGACGCAGGGGATGAGCAATTGGATGTGCCAGAGCCACCCAGCGTGGCTGTTGCCCACAAAAGCATAGCGACTCTGCTGGAGGAACAGGGCGGGCTCCAGAAGCCGGAGGTTTGGGACCCCTGTCCCCACCGCCAGCAGCTGAAACCCCATCCCCAGAAATCTGAGTTTTACAAGTCTCAGCCCagcagcgtgggtcccccagcagccctgggggtTCATGGATGCTCGTGGGCTGAG gcagagctggtgcagcacttctggcagaggcagcagggcacaCAGAGGCTGGAGGAGGCCCTGCGGCACCAGCgcagctgggaggagcagcgggaggtgctggccctgctgtgccGCCTGcaccagctggagctggagctgacAGAGTCACGTTCCCACACCCTGCTCAAGGGTGGCCTCCGGCACCTGCCAGCCACCACCATGCGACACTTCGACTGGCACCAGGCCCTCTGCGCCTGCatcatccagcagcagcaccaactCATCACCG CAGACCACCAGCTGCCGGTGCCGCAGCCACTGGAGGAGCTGTATGAGACCTACCTGCGGGAGCTGGCAGAGGGCCCTGGGGAGACTGGCACCCTCAAGGTAGGGCAGGACACCCCCACCCTTCCAGCCCATGCAGGGCCCTCaccccctgtccctgcccagggcacgTCGCTGCCCAAGATCCCACAGGTGGCCGGCACAGAGAGCCTGCCAGCCTCGGACTGGGACAGCATGTGGGCACAGAGCTGTGAGCACCCCgcaccaccacagcaggggCCCCGCTGTGACACCCTCCCGCCCCTGCGCCCCACAGGGGACAGGTACAGGTGGGCAACCCCCGCTCCCCATGTGCATGGGGCTGCATGTGCCCCACAGCCTGGTGGCAGAGGGTCAGGGGTgtctcctctccagcagcatTCCAACCCCCATGGTCAAGAAGACCCCGCAGGCACAGCacctggggagcacagcagtGCCTGCCCCAACTTCCAGACGGGGAACGGTGCTCCAGGAGGTGAGCGCAGCCATGCCTATGGCATCAAAGCTCTAAGGTGGGGACACTTATGGGTGCTGTGTGTCCCGGCAGCACACGCCACGGGCCAGCCTGGCCAGCCTGAGGACCCGGCACGACTCCTTCCCGGGTAG